A stretch of Gadus chalcogrammus isolate NIFS_2021 chromosome 9, NIFS_Gcha_1.0, whole genome shotgun sequence DNA encodes these proteins:
- the stoml1 gene encoding stomatin-like protein 1, with protein MTMFGKAPGYKYNPLEKSSPGGVSHGLFSGRDQQPYHNKVHSFDYIPKIIDNDFSDSSQGWLSWICNMIVIFLAYICTFISFPISGWFVLKTVPNYQRLVVFRLGRVCPPRGPGVVLLLPLIDQWQRVDLRTRAFNIPPCQVTTRDGGIMLMGADIQFRIWNPVMSVACVQDLNASTRLTAQNAMTHSLSKKTVREVQGERLKLEEYLGVDINEMTRPWGLEVDRVELTLGAVLKPPDEAYTGGFILPPSVPGLEGLEGLAGPIQQLAMHFMGQGGAPPPQTGSPGDSVAFTDEVSGAAPAVSPAGSVDQLLGVVRLLLSESLVNRVGACFHFRISSSDGECKSYYVDLSQGAGDAGLGAPLREPDVTLSISDSDLLALFEGSLRPYGAYASGRLRVEGDLNTAMRLEELIKLFRA; from the exons ATGACAATGTTCGGCAAAGCGCCTGGCTACAAGTACAACCCTCTGGAGAAGAGCAGTCCTGGGGGTGTCTCTCATGGGTTATTCAGTGGCAGAGATCAGCAGCCCTACCACAACAAAGTGCACTCATTTGACTACATCCCGAAGATAATAGACAACGACTTCTCTG ATTCCTCCCAAGGATGGCTGTCATGGATTTGCAACATGATTGTCATATTCCTGGCCTATATCTGCACGTTCATAAGCTTCCCCATATCAGGATGGTTTGTCCTCAAA ACGGTTCCTAACTACCAGCGGCTGGTGGTGTTCCGTCTGGGCCGGGTCTGTCCCCCCAGGGGTCCTGGCGttgttctccttctccctctcatcgACCAATGGCAGAGGGTCGACCTCCGCACGCGCGCCTTCAACATACCTCCATGCCAG GTCACAACACGGGATGGGGGCATTATGCTGATGGGAGCCGACATTCAGTTCCGGATCTGGAACCCGGTCATGTCGGTGGCGTGCGTCCAGGACCTCAACGCCTCAACCAGGCTGACCGCGCAGAACGCCATGACCCACAGCCTGAGCAAGAAGACGGTCCGCGAGGTCCAGGGGGAGAGGCTCAAACTGGAGGAATACCTCGGG GTGGACATCAACGAGATGACGCGGCCctgggggctggaggtggaCCGGGTGGAGCTCACCCTGGGCGCCGTGCTGAAGCCCCCGGACGAGGCCTACACGGGGGGCTTCATCCTGCCCCCGTCCGTGCCTGGCCTGGAGGGCTTGGAGGGCCTGGCGGGTCCCATTCAGCAGCTTGCCATGCATTTCATGGGCCAGGGTGGAGCTCCACCGCCCCAGACGGGTTCCCCAG GGGACAGCGTCGCGTTTACGGATGAGGTGAGCGGCGCAGCGCCGGCCGTGAGCCCGGCCGGGTCGGTGGATCAGCTGCTGGGGGTGGTCCGGCTGCTGCTCTCGGAAAGCCTGGTCAACAGGGTGGGGGCCTGCTTCCATTTCCGGATCAGCTCCAGCGACGGAGAGTGCAAGAGCTACTATGTGGACCTGAGTCAAG GCGCCGGCGATGCAGGGCTCGGCGCTCCTCTGCGGGAGCCGGACGTGACTCTGAGCATCAGCGACAGCGACCTGCTGGCCCTGTTCGAAGGCAGCCTCCGGCCGTACGGAGCGTACGCCAGCGGGAGGCTGCGGGTCGAGGGCGACCTCAACACCGCCATGAGGCTGGAGGAGCTCATTAAGCTGTTCAGGGCTTAG